TTTATGTTCCAGTAATAATTAGTTTCTGATGGGCTTAGTACTTTGAGTACGTTGGGCCAGATAATTGATATTCATGAATTACGTTGGTCCAGATTATATTTCAAAATCAAATGTATAGTTTTATATATTACATACTATAGTAATATTGTATAGTATTATATTTATAACTTTGCACTCAAAACACACCAAACTGAAATCTATATTATATCAGAAAATGTTTGGAACCATTACACACAAAATATATTAGAAGTCAGAATATAATAAAATTCACTGAGCAATTATATAATATTTGTTTAAAAAAATTTAACTTCATAATGTACAAAAAAAAAATCAAAACACAAGTTTTATACCAAATTTTGCGTTACAATAAAAAAACAAAAATTGCGGGAATAAAAACCCGCCCAACCGGACGGGTCATTATCTAGTTTGTTTTAAAATATCTTGGAGGCAATCATTTTCGGTGCTTTGTTTTTATACTAGTCATATATTTAAATCTTAATTATAGTTTATAATTAAAATTGTATTCCCTATTTCACATTGTAACAATACTAGCAATTATTTTTAACAAAAAAAAACACTAGCAATTATTGCAAACAGTGTATTGGACTACTAGCTCAACACAAAGAATTTGGTTCAGTTGTGTTTCTAATTCGATTTCTGCTAAAATGGATGATTTTCGTTATGTCATAAGGTATTAAAAACGGTTGATCATGGGCTTAGGAAAAGATTATGTTATGGTCTGAACTCCTCCCAAATCTTATATATTGAAACAGGAGTCACAATTTTGATTCATGTGTGATTTTTTTAAAAATAGACCTAATGGACATATTCCTAGAAAGCATGTTACATTTAAAATCTAAATTTATCATTTAAATTTTGGGCCTACCAGAAATTTTTATTGGGCTATCAATAATTTAGATGATCTATTGGATTTATAGATAGTATAAATTAAATAGATATAATTTAATGTTGTAATACTATACCTCCATATGTTAATTATTTAAATATTTATCGATGTTAACTTTTAAAATTATAAAGATTTTTTTTTAGATAACAAAAATCAGATTATCTAACTATGATTAATCTTTACTACCTTAAACCAATGAAAACAAATTTTAAACTATATAGTTTATTTTAAAAATTAAACAAAAACTAAATGTTTAATTATTTACTCGATAATATAAATCTATGAAGTGAAAATTTTAATTTTTAAAAAAATTTCTAAATTTGTGAAATGTTACAATATCTTTGAATATGACAATAAAACAATATTTTACTAATCTTTATATATATAGTTATGATTTTAAAAATGAAATAATAATCTGAAAATATATATATATAAGAAAATACAAATACATGTGAAATTTTGAAGCAATCTATTAAATGAAAAAAATATACAGTAAACTTATTATGTTTTAAAAATTGATAGACACATATCTATTATAATATATACCAATTTAGAATTGAAAAAAAAAAAATTTATATAAAAATAAATGAAAACAAAAATCCGCGCAAGATCTAGTAAAACAATTATAATAGACGTTACAAAAATGTTTGTTGGACTTTTTCAGTTTTCAAAAATTATACATACAGTGGGCCAAGATCATGTCAATGAGAAGAATGAGGGTGTTGAGGCGTTTCCTTGTCAAGTAACGTGAGATCAACAAGATTAACAAGCACATGTACCACGACATGTATATGAAAGTGAAGTGTAATGTAATGTGTTCAAGAACAACTGTGTGCTTATGGAGAGTATCCACAAGTCCAAGGCTGAGAAGGCGAGAGAGACAACACACTCTGGCCAGTTTGAGTCCAAGGGTTCTAAGAACAAAGCTAATATGGAAAGAAAGTCTTCCAGAAGAAACTCACTTGCAGTTACCGACTTACCGTTTGAGTTTGAATACATCGTAACAGTGGTTTTTAAGCTGCATGAATGTAATAGAACTATAGAAGGAAAAAAGACTCCGAACCTAGTAACTTGTTTGAAAAGACACACAAAACTGTGGTTCAGCAAAGCTGGCTGCATCATTCTAGTCTTTTGGTTTCTGGTATTTTGATAGCACTTTCGTTCATCTTTCGCCTTCTCAACAGATTCTTTACCATCTGAGTCCTTTGTTTCAGACAATGTCTCTGGCTTATCCTGAAAGTGAATGGTAAAGACAGACAGGTTATACATCCAATTCCACAAGAAAGAAAAATGATAGCATTTTAGTTAAGTAGATAGTAGGGGTTATATAAGCATAGCATTAAGCACAGTGATGGAACATACAGATCAAGAGAGGGCAAATCATCATTACTGAAATACCGTGAAGAATTTGGATAAAGTAGCTGCAATAGTGGTCTCCTACCATTCTGCACATACAATTGTGGAGTCATACGTTAAGAAAAAAAAAAACAAATACTGGAAGAACTCAACATTTTAGTCACATATAGCCTAAAGAAATCAAAGAGGAGAAGTCTAGATTGAAGAAATGACACTAAGTACATTAAAACTTTATCTTATAGTGCTTTTCAATATAAACGTACACAAACCTATTCTAACTAGATTCTTTAAGGTGCCTCCAGCACACGAACAATAATCTGCACAAGGTTGAAGAAGTTTCAGAAGGATCAGAAGACACGTGTATAGAATCCACCAATTTATTATTTGGTTCAGGGAAACCAACTTGGTCACTAGCTAGCTTTTTGTCATCAATTAGAAAGAAAATACATGCAAGCACACACAGTAGTCAAGGTATTATCTGAAAAACCAATATAAGTCAACAGCCAAGTAGTATAAGTGGCAAACAAAACTCCAAGAGAAAATAATTAAAGGTTTTTTTACCATACTTCCAAAGTGATCTGTAGCCATCTTTAAAACATGGCTTCTTTGATCATCCTCTCTCATTGCTTAGATAATCTTCTTTCTCTCCTGCAAAGAATATGATTTAGAACGTTATATATGGAAACTCCACCTTCAGTTCCTTAAACTAAATGCCACAATAGATGTCACACATGGAATCTGTTTATAAAGATTGTTTCAATATTTACAATAATATCTCAAACTACAGATGCAACCATTCAAACGTACAAAGCGTGAGGAGTGAATCACTTGTTGTATTATGAGCTGACGACTAGAAGAAAAAGGATTAACTAATACAACAAACAATTATAGAATGTACCTTAGCAGCTTCCCTGTTTGAACTTGGCCAGAAATTAAAATACAGTCTAATAGACCGAGAAAATTTAACTTGTAAAAATCGAAAAGAAAAAGAAAGAAAAAGGATCTAAATTGAAAATAAATAAATGTAGAGAAAGAAGAAAAGTCAAAGGCATCTGAAGTCCTCATTTACAAAGAAGAAAATATAATTTGTACCACCATTTTCTTCTGTTTCACATTTAAATTGTAAGATTAGCTTTACTTTATTTTCTTTTCTTTTTTTTGCATAAAATTAACTTTACTTTCTTTCGTTAAAATAACCGATGGATGGAGACAAAGCCATGTTTTCTTCAACTTCTTAATTAAGTCTCACCTCACCAACCCTGCCTCTCTCTTTCTACGCTTGTGAGTCGGTGGTGGAGATGTTTTCGTCGGGTCTTCGAGTTCTAGTGGTTGATGATGACCCGACTTGTCTTACAATCTTAGAGAGGATGCTCAGGGCTTGTAGTTACGAAGGTTCGAAAATCAAAGATAAGATCTTTGTTTTTTTTTTGGTAAAATGTTAAATAAGATAAGATCTTTGTTTTGTCTCGGTTTAGTAATTTTATGATGTTGTTGAGCTTTGACTTGAGTGTTTGGTTTTTAACTGTCAATCCAAAAGGAAGATCCTAGTTAGTTAGTTAGTTAGTTAGGAGACTCAAAACAGTTCTGTCTTAATTTGATTTGATGAATCTCTCTCTGTTTTTAGTAACGAAATGCAACAGAGCGGAGATGGCATTGTCTCTGCTCCGGAAGAACAAACATGGATTCGATATTGTCATCAGCGACGTTCACATGCCTGACATGGACGGCTTCGAGCTTCTTGAACATATCGGTCTTGAGATGGACTTGCCTGTTATCAGTACGTGTTGTTTTATATCTCTTTTTTAAGTTTGAATCTTTTTGTTCTAACAAGGATCTATTTTTTTCGTGAAATTTGTTTTAAACTCAGTGATGTC
The DNA window shown above is from Brassica oleracea var. oleracea cultivar TO1000 chromosome C3, BOL, whole genome shotgun sequence and carries:
- the LOC106332868 gene encoding two-component response regulator ARR1-like isoform X2 codes for the protein MFSSGLRVLVVDDDPTCLTILERMLRACSYEVTKCNRAEMALSLLRKNKHGFDIVISDVHMPDMDGFELLEHIVMSADNSKSVVLKAVMYGAVDYLIKPVRIEALQNIWQHVVRKRRSVPEHSGGEDAADDNSSTVNGGKKWRSML
- the LOC106332868 gene encoding two-component response regulator ARR1-like isoform X1; protein product: MFSSGLRVLVVDDDPTCLTILERMLRACSYEVTKCNRAEMALSLLRKNKHGFDIVISDVHMPDMDGFELLEHIGLEMDLPVIMMSADNSKSVVLKAVMYGAVDYLIKPVRIEALQNIWQHVVRKRRSVPEHSGGEDAADDNSSTVNGGKKWRSML